The following proteins are co-located in the Triticum aestivum cultivar Chinese Spring chromosome 1A, IWGSC CS RefSeq v2.1, whole genome shotgun sequence genome:
- the LOC123066226 gene encoding AFG1-like ATPase → MRATVARSLRQLRRLARHHAEGRAPINRLTRQQNALILRSSASRSLCTVRQNDEHGRFVSPAVESLRNMFSTAAADSIKDVPRGGPMVEYEKRIASGDLVDGDSFQVDTIQQLQRLYEDLVENEEACQLDRYQSSEKSGRRRWLWSRLIAQPSTQSPVKGLYLYGGVGTGKTMLMDLFYEQLPANWRKKRIHFHDFMLNVHSRLQMHKGVSDPLDMVAAEISDEAIILCLDEFMVTDVADAMILNRLFRHLFSKGVILVSTSNRAPDQLYEGGLQRNLFLPFIDTLKERCISHPIGSAVDYRQLGSAGEGFYFIGNDCSTVLKQKFQSLIGDEEPTPQTVEVVMGRHLQVPLGANGCAYFQFEDLCDRPIGAADYFGLFKKFHTLAVEGVPKFGYHNRTAAYRFVTLVDVMYENKARLLCTAEAEPIELFENIVTVAEAQKSAPRSSRSRKSDDPDLCVDNELGFAKDRTISRLTELNSREYLEDFEAKWQQPLHDDGGDVVLA, encoded by the exons ATGAGAGCAACGGTAGCTCGCTCGCTACGCCAGCTTCGCCGTTTGGCGCGGCACCATGCAGAGGGGCGCGCACCAATAAACAGGCTGACCAGGCAGCAGAACGCTCTCATCTTGCGGAGTTCCGCATCTCGTTCACTGTGCACAGTGCGCCAGAATGATGAACATGGCAGATTTGTGAGTCCAGCTGTGGAGTCACTGAGGAACATGTTCTCCACTGCCGCAGCTGATTCGATTAAAG ATGTTCCACGAGGTGGTCCGATGGTGGAATATGAGAAGAGAATTGCATCAGGAGATCTTGTGGATGGTGATAGCTTTCAG GTTGATACGATTCAGCAATTACAAAGGCTTTATGAGGATCTTGTAGAGAATGAAGAAGCCTGCCAGCTCGATAGATATCAGTCATCTGAGAAATCTGGAAG GAGAAGGTGGCTATGGTCTCGCCTCATTGCTCAGCCTTCTACCCAATCACCAGTAAAGGGATTGTATCTATATGGAGGGGTTGGTACAGGGAAGACGATGCTTATGGACCTGTTCTATGAGCAACT GCCAGCTAATTGGAGGAAAAAGCGAATTCACTTTCACGATTTCATGTTGAATGTTCATAGTCGTCTGCAG ATGCATAAAGGTGTTTCAGATCCCCTTGATATGGTAGCAGCTGAGATTTCAGATGAAGCCATAATATTATGTCTTGATGAGTTTATG GTAACTGATGTTGCTGATGCTATGATATTGAACCGTCTGTTCAGACATCTGTTCAGCAAAGGCGTT ATTCTAGTTTCGACTTCTAATCGTGCTCCAGATCAGCTATACGAAGGTGGCTTGCAGAGAAACCTTTTCTTACCTTTCATTGACACCTTGAAA GAAAGGTGCATTTCACACCCCATTGGCTCCGCAGTAGACTACCGTCAACTGGGTTCG GCTGGAGAAGGTTTCTATTTTATTGGAAACGACTGCAGTACAGTTCTTAAACAGAAATTCCAATCTTTGATTGGAGATGAGGAACCTACTCCTCAAACAGTTGAAGTCGTTATGGGACGACATTTGCAG GTCCCACTGGGAGCAAATGGGTGTGCATATTTCCAGTTTGAAGATCTTTGTGACAGACCTATAGGCGCAGCAGATTATTTCGGGCTATTTA AGAAGTTTCACACCCTTGCAGTTGAAGGTGTCCCTAAGTTTGGATATCATAACAGAACAGCAGCGTATCGGTTTGTCACATTGGTTGAT GTAATGTACGAGAACAAGGCGAGGCTGTTATGCACAGCTGAGGCTGAGCCGATAGAGCTATTCGAGAACATCGTGACAGTTGCTGAAGCACAAAAGAGTGCACCTAGATCTTCACGCTCGCGCAAAAGTGACGATCCCGATCTCTGTGTGGACAATGAGCTAGGATTTGCCAAAGATCGTACGATTAGCAG GTTGACAGAGCTCAACAGCAGAGAGTACTTGGAGGACTTTGAAGCAAAATGGCAACAGCCCCTGCACGATGATGGTGGCGATGTCGTACTTGCATAA